One stretch of Desulfovibrio sp. JC022 DNA includes these proteins:
- a CDS encoding class I SAM-dependent methyltransferase — translation MLTASPELRKKLRDLTKEFSRHEMMQWDKILAPLDRNLRILEVGCGRGGKTDFLRAQGFNNILGVEKNEFQVRECCKRGLNVVSLDEFSEKYGAEKFDFIILSHIIEHFDFEALVEFIDGYLDHLKPGGLLLIATPMLHPHFWLDLDHQKPYYPQGIKNFYSGADEQVGFTSKYRLKLKDIRFRKSPFRVKNDRNLLLKNNDLPMLFFNMLSAALFKVSFSILGYKSGWVGLYKMRS, via the coding sequence ATGCTGACCGCTAGTCCTGAGTTGAGAAAGAAATTGCGTGATTTAACTAAAGAATTTTCCCGACATGAAATGATGCAATGGGATAAAATTCTCGCACCCCTTGACCGTAATCTGCGCATCCTTGAGGTCGGTTGCGGCCGGGGCGGTAAAACGGATTTTTTGCGGGCGCAGGGGTTCAATAATATTCTCGGTGTTGAGAAAAATGAATTTCAGGTCCGGGAATGCTGCAAGCGTGGCCTGAATGTGGTTAGCCTTGATGAATTTTCAGAAAAATATGGTGCTGAAAAATTTGATTTTATCATACTCTCTCACATAATTGAGCATTTTGATTTTGAAGCACTGGTGGAGTTTATTGACGGTTATCTGGATCATCTCAAGCCGGGCGGCCTGCTGCTGATAGCCACACCCATGTTGCATCCCCATTTCTGGCTCGATTTGGATCATCAGAAGCCGTATTACCCGCAGGGTATTAAGAATTTTTATAGCGGAGCGGATGAGCAGGTCGGTTTTACATCAAAGTATCGTCTCAAGCTTAAAGATATCCGCTTTCGTAAAAGTCCGTTCAGGGTAAAAAATGATCGTAATCTGCTGTTGAAGAATAATGATCTGCCCATGCTTTTCTTTAATATGTTAAGTGCGGCTCTTTTCAAGGTCAGTTTTTCCATTTTGGGATACAAAAGTGGGTGGGTCGGACTCTACAAAATGCGCTCTTAG
- a CDS encoding glycosyltransferase family protein, whose product MDKTYNILMYSHDTYGLGHIRRTMAIASQLKCKGVNILILTGSPIVGRFEFPEQIDFVRVPGMIKKSNDLYVPHSIKIEPVHAMSIRQSIIDATAKSFRPDLFIVDKAPKGMKHEIMPTLEWMKQIGQTRTILGLRDIMDDSESTIKDWTDKGIYDVLENLYSEIWVYGHQEYYDPIKEYAIPESISKKMVFTGYIPRKVHSRSCPEKRKNGKKLVVITAGGGGDGYLMMDAYLKALEKYNPQDFRTVMVTGPFMSKEQRLDLSRRAKNLSVTFYHFYRRMEKLFSNADLVVSMGGYNTICEILSHQQVSLIIPRETPRLEQTIRANVLKEQNLADFLPWHDLGPDTIMEKVNHLLNNSSSIREAIKNFNFTGLEVMHDRVGYFKDNC is encoded by the coding sequence ATGGACAAGACTTACAACATCTTAATGTACTCCCACGACACCTACGGTCTTGGGCATATCCGTCGTACAATGGCGATTGCATCTCAGCTGAAATGCAAAGGGGTAAATATACTCATCCTTACAGGCTCCCCCATTGTGGGACGCTTTGAATTTCCCGAACAGATTGATTTTGTGCGCGTGCCCGGAATGATCAAAAAGTCTAATGACCTCTATGTTCCGCACTCAATCAAGATAGAACCTGTTCACGCCATGTCCATCCGTCAGTCTATCATTGATGCTACTGCCAAAAGCTTTCGCCCGGATCTGTTCATTGTGGACAAAGCCCCGAAAGGAATGAAGCATGAGATCATGCCTACCCTTGAGTGGATGAAACAGATCGGTCAGACTCGTACCATCCTCGGACTGCGCGACATCATGGATGACTCGGAAAGCACCATTAAGGATTGGACAGATAAAGGTATCTACGATGTGCTGGAAAATCTGTATTCCGAAATATGGGTTTACGGGCATCAGGAATATTACGATCCCATCAAGGAATACGCCATCCCGGAATCAATCAGTAAAAAGATGGTCTTTACCGGATATATTCCCCGTAAAGTCCACAGCCGCTCCTGCCCGGAAAAAAGAAAGAACGGTAAGAAACTGGTTGTGATCACTGCCGGAGGCGGCGGTGACGGCTACCTCATGATGGATGCCTACCTGAAAGCCCTTGAGAAATACAATCCACAGGATTTCAGGACTGTAATGGTTACCGGACCTTTCATGTCCAAGGAACAGCGTCTGGACCTTTCCAGAAGAGCCAAAAACCTTTCGGTGACCTTTTACCATTTTTACAGAAGGATGGAAAAACTGTTCAGCAATGCCGACCTCGTAGTCAGCATGGGCGGTTACAATACCATCTGCGAAATTCTTTCACACCAGCAGGTAAGTTTAATTATTCCCCGCGAGACTCCGCGCCTTGAGCAGACTATCCGGGCCAATGTCCTGAAAGAACAGAACCTTGCTGATTTTCTCCCGTGGCACGATCTTGGACCTGACACAATAATGGAGAAGGTCAATCACCTGCTCAACAATTCCAGCTCAATCCGGGAAGCCATCAAAAACTTCAACTTCACGGGCCTTGAGGTCATGCATGACCGCGTGGGCTACTTTAAAGATAACTGCTAA
- a CDS encoding glycosyltransferase family 4 protein, translating into MTNSTQPVLAMILKGYPRISETFISNEIRLLEQRGVKIHIISMRKPRESFTHKSISEIKAEVSYLPSTVEGCLEELFGSTDMDAGLKDERYGKDDEFTARIDKIWNVYRETGSEASFKHMLQGEYIVEKILPGSDIFHFHAHFAHSPCSVARNASRLSGLPFSFTAHAKDIYTQKPEKITAKISEAKFAVTCTGYNCDYLQSIAPEGKPIHKVYHGIDLNLFSSDKEFTCSGPYEIFTVARFTTKKGLPTVFKALKKLEEKGIDFNYNIVGDGDEREETLKLLDELELNGRCNWLGTKPHEEVLEHYRTADLFVLGCEIAPNGDRDGIPNVLAESMAMSVPVVVTTVSGIPELIENGKTGLLVEPGDAESMADAMERMLTDQELRKTLIPAAKERVHEIFDNRYWINKLADVYEQYGIKA; encoded by the coding sequence ATGACAAATTCTACCCAGCCTGTCCTTGCGATGATTCTCAAGGGCTATCCACGTATTTCCGAGACTTTTATTTCCAATGAAATCAGACTCCTCGAACAGAGAGGCGTCAAGATTCATATTATTTCCATGCGCAAGCCGCGTGAAAGCTTCACCCACAAGTCCATCTCTGAAATCAAGGCCGAAGTTTCATACCTGCCATCCACGGTTGAAGGCTGCCTTGAAGAGCTTTTCGGCTCTACGGACATGGATGCCGGACTTAAAGATGAACGTTACGGCAAGGATGATGAATTCACGGCACGCATTGATAAAATCTGGAATGTCTATCGCGAGACCGGAAGTGAAGCATCCTTCAAACATATGCTTCAAGGCGAATACATTGTGGAAAAAATCCTGCCCGGATCAGATATTTTTCATTTCCATGCTCATTTCGCGCATTCACCCTGCTCTGTAGCCAGAAACGCAAGCCGTCTTTCCGGGTTGCCCTTCAGCTTTACCGCGCACGCCAAGGATATTTACACCCAGAAACCGGAAAAGATCACCGCCAAGATCTCCGAAGCTAAGTTTGCAGTAACCTGCACCGGATACAATTGCGATTACCTGCAATCCATTGCCCCGGAAGGCAAACCGATCCACAAGGTTTACCACGGAATTGACCTGAACCTGTTCAGCTCCGATAAAGAATTCACTTGCTCCGGTCCCTACGAAATTTTCACCGTTGCCCGCTTCACCACCAAAAAAGGTCTGCCCACAGTTTTCAAAGCCCTTAAAAAGCTTGAAGAAAAAGGAATCGACTTCAATTACAATATCGTCGGGGACGGCGATGAGCGTGAAGAGACCCTTAAGCTGCTGGACGAACTGGAGCTGAACGGCAGATGCAACTGGCTGGGCACCAAGCCTCACGAAGAAGTGCTTGAGCATTACCGCACGGCAGATCTCTTCGTTCTCGGCTGTGAAATAGCACCAAACGGTGACCGCGACGGCATACCCAACGTACTTGCAGAAAGCATGGCCATGTCTGTTCCTGTTGTTGTCACAACAGTTTCCGGTATTCCCGAACTCATCGAGAACGGCAAAACCGGCCTGCTGGTTGAACCGGGTGATGCAGAATCAATGGCTGATGCTATGGAGCGCATGCTCACCGATCAGGAACTACGCAAAACCCTGATCCCGGCAGCAAAAGAAAGGGTTCACGAGATTTTTGACAACCGCTACTGGATCAACAAGCTGGCGGATGTATACGAACAGTACGGTATTAAGGCATAG
- a CDS encoding glycosyltransferase family 4 protein encodes MRIAFFAPHKPIDHPQPSGDLIIGRTLHDFLHSQGHKLMIASRYRLRHITQKPLKWPSLYIEFKRTLKRVHQFKPDLWLTYHSYYKSPDLLGPYISAKLGIPYVIYQGVFATKYRRNHKTWVGYMANKHALLYADHVFANKDIDFHNLSRIILPEKLSRTYPGIEPDKFKHCPVGAKEIRNKLDLNGKKVILSAAMLREDVKAESITDLIKAFAPVAKEVPDAKLLIAGDGEARARLENFTAEKAGDKIIFLGQIKREELYKYYSAADFFAYPGKNEALGMVYLEAQCCGLPVVAYSTNGPKEAVANGETGLLSPEGNIAALSANLNSLLTDENQRKQMAKAAPEHVMNKFDLSKNLQDVEMKLTNIGSRRY; translated from the coding sequence ATGCGAATTGCTTTTTTCGCACCCCACAAACCCATTGATCATCCCCAGCCATCCGGGGATTTGATCATAGGGAGAACCCTGCATGACTTTCTACATTCCCAAGGACATAAGCTTATGATTGCAAGCCGCTATCGGCTTCGTCATATCACCCAGAAGCCACTTAAGTGGCCCTCTCTCTACATTGAATTTAAACGTACTCTGAAGCGAGTGCATCAATTCAAACCCGACCTATGGCTGACCTACCACAGCTACTACAAATCCCCGGACCTGCTGGGACCGTATATTTCTGCAAAACTTGGCATTCCCTACGTTATCTATCAGGGTGTCTTCGCCACCAAGTACCGCCGCAATCACAAAACGTGGGTAGGTTACATGGCGAACAAACACGCCCTGCTCTACGCCGATCATGTTTTTGCTAACAAGGATATTGATTTCCACAACCTCTCGCGGATCATTCTCCCGGAAAAACTTTCGCGCACCTACCCCGGCATTGAACCCGACAAATTCAAACACTGCCCGGTGGGAGCAAAAGAAATACGCAACAAACTCGACCTAAACGGGAAAAAAGTAATCCTGAGCGCAGCCATGCTCCGCGAAGACGTGAAAGCCGAAAGCATCACTGACCTGATAAAAGCTTTTGCCCCGGTAGCTAAAGAAGTTCCCGACGCAAAACTGCTTATTGCCGGGGATGGTGAAGCACGTGCACGTCTGGAAAACTTCACTGCTGAAAAAGCTGGAGACAAAATTATTTTCCTAGGTCAGATCAAGCGGGAAGAACTATACAAATACTACAGCGCAGCTGATTTTTTCGCTTATCCGGGAAAAAACGAAGCACTGGGCATGGTCTATCTTGAAGCTCAGTGCTGCGGACTTCCGGTTGTGGCCTACTCCACAAATGGCCCTAAAGAAGCTGTAGCCAACGGAGAAACAGGCTTGCTTTCTCCAGAAGGGAACATTGCTGCCCTGTCCGCCAACCTGAACAGCCTTCTGACAGATGAAAATCAACGGAAGCAAATGGCAAAAGCCGCTCCAGAACACGTAATGAATAAATTCGACCTGAGCAAAAACCTTCAGGATGTTGAGATGAAACTCACCAACATCGGCAGTAGGAGATATTAA
- a CDS encoding polysaccharide deacetylase family protein, translating into MPARPVSAIWKNKISTLTESFDLWWDDFSKIIPQDGCDVFFRADDIGYPGKQFSAMIDAFQKNNTPLALAVVPAWLNEQRRDMLLEKLGPDLNLWCLHQHGYRHMNNEQQGKKFEFGSSRKKAIVTGELGRGKEKLRNLLGQHFCPIFTPPWNRCSAETMQSLVELGFNGISRSTNVSPQPPQDLPDIPVNIDLHTIKESSPAKGIKILQSQIEEAVQSGNAGFMLHHQRMNKTSQIFLHYLLDKISNTPGLRVKDIQDMI; encoded by the coding sequence ATGCCCGCCAGACCTGTATCAGCAATCTGGAAAAACAAAATTTCCACTCTCACCGAATCCTTCGATCTTTGGTGGGATGACTTCAGCAAAATAATTCCGCAGGACGGGTGTGATGTTTTCTTCAGGGCTGATGATATCGGCTATCCGGGTAAACAGTTCTCCGCCATGATTGATGCTTTTCAAAAGAACAACACTCCGCTGGCCCTTGCTGTGGTTCCGGCATGGCTTAATGAACAACGCAGGGATATGCTGCTTGAAAAATTGGGACCTGACCTCAATTTATGGTGTCTGCACCAGCACGGCTACCGGCACATGAATAACGAACAGCAAGGCAAAAAATTTGAATTCGGCTCATCGCGCAAGAAAGCCATAGTCACCGGGGAGTTGGGACGAGGAAAAGAAAAACTCCGCAATTTGCTAGGGCAACATTTCTGCCCGATCTTCACTCCGCCGTGGAACCGTTGCTCTGCTGAAACCATGCAATCCCTTGTTGAACTCGGCTTTAACGGTATTTCGCGCAGCACCAATGTTTCCCCGCAACCGCCGCAGGATTTACCGGATATTCCGGTCAATATTGACCTGCATACCATAAAAGAATCCAGCCCCGCCAAGGGAATTAAAATTCTGCAATCCCAGATTGAAGAAGCAGTGCAGTCAGGCAATGCCGGATTCATGCTTCACCATCAACGGATGAACAAGACATCCCAAATTTTCCTCCACTACCTGCTCGATAAAATAAGCAACACTCCCGGACTGAGAGTGAAAGACATTCAGGACATGATTTAA
- a CDS encoding glycosyltransferase family protein, with the protein MKVIHYCQHVLGMGHFFRSLEIARALDREEVIFVAGGERPDQPLPPNVEYRQLPGLCMNENFGGIMPTDADRELGEVKEERTATLFKIFEEEKPDVFLIELFPFGRKAFRFELLPILDAIKKGRFGDVKVICSLRDILVERDDGGKHEARVVKYLNKYFDLLLIHSDPKIAALDETFQVFDQIRIPCQYTGFAARKPAKNVRDKIRADLRVSDHDKLLIASAGGGKVGGPLMQSVLESFIKLPPQNSKLLMLSGPFLDDDKFETLRSTASGHDSITIKRFAADFTDLLTAGDAMISMAGYNTCMDILTSQIPAAVLPFAQNHEQRMRAERIAKYIPLGILESNEQSAMTKAMHTLLSRERTAADHGIDLEGARNSAELIRKLRII; encoded by the coding sequence ATGAAAGTAATTCATTACTGCCAGCACGTGCTGGGCATGGGCCATTTTTTCCGCAGCCTTGAAATCGCACGGGCACTGGACCGTGAAGAAGTCATTTTTGTTGCCGGGGGCGAACGCCCGGATCAACCTCTGCCGCCCAATGTGGAATACCGCCAGTTGCCCGGTCTGTGTATGAATGAGAATTTCGGCGGAATTATGCCCACTGATGCTGACCGCGAACTTGGAGAAGTCAAGGAAGAACGCACGGCTACCCTTTTCAAGATATTTGAAGAGGAAAAGCCGGATGTATTTCTTATTGAGCTTTTTCCCTTCGGGCGCAAGGCTTTCCGTTTTGAACTGCTACCAATTCTAGATGCAATTAAAAAAGGCAGATTCGGAGATGTGAAGGTGATCTGTTCCCTGCGGGATATCCTTGTGGAACGCGATGACGGCGGCAAACACGAAGCCCGCGTTGTAAAATACCTGAACAAATATTTCGACCTGCTGCTCATCCATTCCGATCCTAAAATTGCGGCACTGGATGAAACATTTCAGGTTTTCGATCAAATCAGAATACCCTGTCAATACACAGGATTTGCAGCCCGCAAACCAGCGAAAAATGTGCGTGACAAAATTCGTGCAGACTTGCGTGTAAGCGATCACGATAAGCTGCTCATCGCCAGTGCCGGGGGCGGAAAAGTAGGCGGACCGCTGATGCAGTCCGTGCTTGAATCCTTTATTAAGCTGCCCCCGCAAAACAGCAAACTGCTCATGCTCAGCGGACCTTTCCTGGATGATGACAAATTCGAAACCCTGCGCTCAACCGCAAGCGGACATGATTCCATCACCATAAAGCGGTTCGCCGCAGACTTCACGGACCTGCTTACAGCCGGGGACGCAATGATTTCCATGGCCGGATACAACACCTGCATGGATATCCTGACCTCGCAAATTCCGGCAGCAGTATTACCCTTTGCCCAAAACCATGAGCAACGGATGCGTGCGGAACGGATAGCAAAATACATCCCGCTGGGAATACTTGAATCGAATGAACAATCTGCAATGACCAAAGCAATGCACACCCTGCTGAGTCGAGAACGCACAGCAGCCGATCACGGCATTGATCTGGAAGGCGCACGCAATTCAGCTGAACTGATTAGAAAACTTAGGATAATTTAA
- a CDS encoding histidine phosphatase family protein: MKSVKIAFIRHSVTEWNAEGRIQGHFDSPLTKDGRELAAGWIEKLQPQTFDAVLTSDLGRTIETADIITEGLTLPTLRLKGLREQDWGEWSGLTMDELHAKFPGKLDEEVAKGWEFTPNKGENRIECATRGTKALEDGISEIIRTVDKDEIKILTVAHEGVIKSVIYKLLDHDFMPEERKLLKKRRLHWLNWNGELSIERLNEEL, translated from the coding sequence ATGAAATCCGTAAAAATCGCATTTATCCGCCACTCGGTCACCGAATGGAATGCGGAAGGACGCATTCAGGGCCATTTTGATTCCCCGCTGACAAAAGATGGGCGAGAACTGGCAGCCGGATGGATAGAAAAACTTCAACCGCAAACCTTCGACGCTGTGCTGACCAGTGATCTGGGCCGGACAATCGAAACAGCAGACATCATCACCGAAGGGCTAACACTCCCGACTTTACGACTTAAGGGATTACGCGAACAGGATTGGGGCGAATGGTCGGGCCTGACCATGGATGAATTGCACGCTAAATTTCCCGGCAAACTTGACGAGGAAGTTGCCAAGGGCTGGGAATTCACCCCGAACAAGGGCGAAAACCGCATAGAATGTGCCACACGCGGAACCAAAGCACTTGAGGATGGAATCAGTGAGATCATCCGTACTGTGGATAAAGATGAAATTAAGATTCTGACCGTAGCGCACGAAGGGGTCATAAAATCTGTAATCTACAAGTTGCTGGACCATGACTTCATGCCTGAAGAACGAAAACTGCTCAAAAAACGGAGACTGCACTGGCTGAACTGGAACGGCGAACTGTCCATTGAAAGGTTGAACGAAGAGTTATGA
- a CDS encoding ABC transporter ATP-binding protein → MADQHTIVRVTGVKRNFKLGSTDVQALKGVDLEIYAGEYLSIMGPSGSGKSTLFNMIGGLDKPSEGKVYIDEVDIAQLDAFELAWLRNRKIGYIFQTFNLIQVMTALENITLPMIFAGVHNDAAVAKGIELLDLVGLNKRYNHKPQELSGGQQQRVAIARSLANDPAIILADEPTGNLDLSTGEEIIKLMNELSKERGVTIITATHDYKMLNASDRVVWIEDGLIKKIEHRDQLNIDVGCIRMA, encoded by the coding sequence ATGGCCGACCAGCACACCATCGTCCGGGTAACCGGGGTAAAACGTAATTTCAAACTCGGCAGCACTGATGTTCAGGCTCTCAAAGGCGTGGACCTTGAAATCTATGCCGGAGAATACCTTTCCATCATGGGGCCTTCAGGTTCCGGTAAATCCACCCTCTTCAACATGATCGGCGGGCTGGATAAACCTTCAGAAGGTAAGGTCTACATCGATGAAGTGGACATTGCCCAGCTGGATGCCTTTGAACTTGCGTGGCTGCGTAACCGCAAAATCGGTTATATTTTCCAGACCTTCAACCTGATTCAGGTCATGACCGCGCTGGAAAACATCACCCTGCCTATGATCTTCGCCGGGGTCCACAACGACGCAGCAGTTGCCAAAGGCATCGAACTGCTCGACCTTGTAGGGCTGAACAAACGCTATAACCATAAGCCGCAGGAACTTTCCGGCGGTCAGCAGCAGCGCGTGGCCATCGCAAGATCGCTGGCTAACGACCCGGCCATTATTCTCGCGGACGAACCCACCGGAAACCTTGACCTCTCCACCGGGGAGGAAATCATCAAACTGATGAACGAACTGAGCAAGGAACGCGGGGTGACTATCATCACCGCTACCCACGATTACAAAATGCTCAACGCCTCCGACCGGGTTGTCTGGATTGAAGACGGACTGATCAAAAAAATCGAACACCGCGACCAGCTCAATATCGATGTGGGCTGCATTCGCATGGCCTGA
- a CDS encoding ABC transporter permease: protein MSKNKIPFQNQDAQPDIAAQVVLPFKKSLEISIKSLKSRFLRNMVTVTSLILAVSFLAYVLVGADISSGLYHSGDLDLIKALEKTGYEPGGSAKERWIVILSLLVCTVGIINAQLMAVTERFREIGTMKCLGALDSFVLRLFLLEASMQGTTGALLGSIFGAIIAILVGMLRFGFDALTMLPFDEVGMSLLYSIGVGFGLSLLGVLYPAFIAARMRPIEAMRTEE, encoded by the coding sequence ATGTCTAAGAATAAAATTCCATTTCAAAATCAGGACGCACAGCCGGACATTGCGGCTCAAGTAGTCCTGCCCTTTAAAAAATCCTTAGAAATCAGTATAAAAAGCTTAAAGTCACGCTTCCTGCGCAACATGGTTACAGTAACCAGCCTTATTCTGGCGGTATCCTTTCTGGCTTATGTTCTTGTAGGAGCAGATATCTCCAGCGGACTGTACCATTCAGGCGACCTTGATCTAATCAAAGCCCTTGAAAAAACAGGATATGAACCGGGCGGAAGTGCCAAAGAACGCTGGATTGTCATCCTTTCCCTGCTGGTCTGCACAGTGGGGATCATCAATGCCCAGCTCATGGCGGTTACCGAGCGTTTCCGCGAAATCGGGACCATGAAATGCCTCGGTGCGCTGGACAGCTTTGTATTGCGATTGTTCTTGCTGGAAGCATCCATGCAGGGGACTACCGGAGCACTGCTCGGTTCAATCTTCGGGGCCATAATCGCCATCCTTGTGGGCATGCTCCGCTTTGGATTCGATGCACTGACCATGCTGCCCTTTGATGAAGTAGGCATGTCACTTCTCTATTCCATCGGGGTGGGATTTGGACTGAGCCTGCTGGGGGTACTTTACCCGGCTTTCATTGCAGCACGCATGCGCCCCATTGAGGCCATGCGGACCGAAGAGTAG